GGCGGGTGACCCGCCCGGTGTCCGGCTCCTGGAGCCCGGCGAGGATCCGCATGAGGGTGGACTTGCCGTCGCCGTTGCGGCCGACCAGGCCGATCCGGTCCCCCTCGTCCACGCCGAGGGACAGCCCCTCCAGGACGGTGCGGGTGCCGAAGGCGATGCCGATGTTCTCGGCGCCGAGCAGGTGGGCCATGGGGCGGGGTGTCCTTCCGGGACGGGGGCTGACGGACGGGGGGCTGACGGTCGGGGTGGCGGGGAGAGGGGGTGCGGGCGGGCCGCCGACGGGGGCGGCCGGGCCTCAGAGGACGTGCGCGCCGGCCACCGGGCCGTGCACGGGCAGGGCGCGCACGCCCGTGCGCTCCTCCACTGCCGTGGCCAGGCTGAGGGCGGAGTGCTCGTCCGGCACCACGAAGAGCAGGGTGGGGCCGGAGCCGGAGACCATGCCGCGCAGAGCGCCCTCGTCCAGGCCGAGGTCCAGGACGTCTCCGAGGTCCGGGAACAGCGCGACGGCGGGGGTCTGCAGGTCGTTGTCCATGGCCGTGGCCAGGGCGAGCGGGTCGGCCGCGGTGAGCGCGCGGACCACCTCCTGGTTCACCTCCGGGTGGGCCGGGCCTTCGGGGACGTGGCCGTCCCGGCGGAGCTCGTCCAGGGTGCCGAACACCACCGGCGTGGACAGCCCGGCGTCCGCCGGCACGAGCACGAGATGCACGGGGGTGCGCGCGGCCACGGGGGTCAGCTCGGCGCCGGTGCCGAGCCCGACGGCGGCCCCGCCGAGCACGGCGAAGGGCACGTCCGCGCCGAGCGGGGCGGCGAGCTCCGCGAGCTCGGAGCGGGTGTGGCCGGTCTCCCAGAGCACGCTGCAGGCCAGCAGCGCGGCGGCGGCGTCGGCCGACCCGCCGCCCATGCCTCCGGCCACGGGCACCTGCTTGGCCACGTCCAGGTGGACGCCGTGCGTCGCCTCGTCCAGGCCGAGCGCGGTGCGCAGGTGGACGGCGGCCCGGTGGGCGAGGTTGCGCTCGTCCCACGGGACGTCGTGGGCGTCCACGAGGCTGACCTGCCGGGGGCAGGGGCCCACGGTCACGCGGCCGTCCGTGCGCGCGATGGCGGTGACGGTCTCCCGCAGGCTGACGGCCAGGTAGACGGTGGCCACGGGGTGGTAGCCGTCCGCGCCGGGCGGGCCCACGCGCAGCGAGAGGTTCACCTTGCCGGGGGCGCTCACGGTGACGTGCCGGGCGGTGCCGGACAGTCCGGCGCGGGCCTCGCTCATGCCGAGCCCTCCCCGGCCGCGCGGCGCGGGCCGTGCTCGGCGATCCGGGCGAAGGCCTCGATGCCCAGGGCCTCGCCGCGGGTGCGGGGATCCACCCCGGCGGCCACGAGGGCGTCCTCCGCGGCCTGCGGGGACCCGGCCCAGCCGGCGAGGGCGGCGCGCAGGGTCTTGCGCCGCTGGGCGAAGGCGGCGTCCACCACCGCGAAGGCCTCGGCGCGGGACACGGCGGTGGTGGGCGGCTCGCGGCGGGTGAAGGCGACGAGCCCGGAGTGGATGCGCGGGGCGGGCCAGAACACCTGGGTGCCGATGGTGCCGGCCTTGTCCACCTGCGCGTACCAGGCCGCCTTGGCCGAGGGCACGCCGTACACGCGGGAGCCGGGGCCGGCGGCGAGGCGGTCCGCCACCTCCTCCTGCACCATGACCAGGCCGTGCCGCAGTCCGGGGAGCTCGGCGAGCGCGTGCAGGAGCACGGGCACGGCCACGTTGTAGGGCAGGTTGGCCACGAGGGCGGTGGGCCCTCCCGGGGCGGCGGCGGGGCGGACGGCGTCCAGGTCCGCGGCCGTCATGCGCAGGGCGTCCGCGTGGAGCACCGCCAGCGCGTCCGCGGACGCGGGGCGGAACTCCTGGACGGTCTGTGGCAGCCGTTCGGCGGTCACGGGGTCGATCTCCACCGCCGTGACGGCGGCGGCCGCGTCCAGCAGGCCGAGGGTGAGGGAGCCGAGGCCGGGACCGATCTCCAGGACGTGCTCGTCTGGCCCGACGCCGGCGGCCTGCACGATCCGACGGATGGTGTTGGGGTCGATCACGAAGTTCTGGCCCCACTGCTTGGTGGGGCGCAGGTCCAGCTCGGCCGCGATGCGCCGCACGTCCGCGGCGCTCAGGAGCGGGGCGGGGGCGGGGGCGTCGGGGGTGGGGACCATGCGGGCGAGTCTATCGGGGGCGGCGGACGCGATAGGGCGGGCAGGCCCGCACCGTGCTCGGGGCGTGGGCTCTCAGGCCGAGAGGTCACCGAGCCGCACGAGCTCCTGGAACTCCGGGCTGGTCTCCTGCAGACCGCGGAAGGTGCCCTGGCCGATGATCCGACCCTGGTCCATCAGGACGATCTGGTCGCAGTGCTTCACGGTGGAGAGACGATGGGCCACCACGAGAACCGTGATGCGGCCCTTGAGGGAGTCGATCACCTCGGTGACGCGGCGCTCCGTCAGGTTGTCCAGGGCCGACGTCGCCTCGTCCAGCACGAGCAGCCGCGGGCGCCGGTAGAGGGCCCGGGCGATGCCGAGCCGCTGCCGCTGGCCGCCGGAGACGCCCACGGCGCCCTCGCCGACCACCGTGTCCAGCCCCTCGGGAAGGGCGTCCAGCCACTCGCCCAGCTGCGCGTCCCGCAGCACCTGCTCCACGACGGCACGGTCCGCGGTCTCGGCCGCCTCCAGGTCCAGCACCACGTTGTGCAGGACCGAGCCGTTCACCACCGTGACGGACTGCGGCACGAACGCCACGTTGTCCCACCAGCCGCGCGGGTTGGCCTCGAGCTCCACCCCGTCCACGAGGACGGCGCCGTCCTGGGCGTGGTGGAAGCCGATGAGCAGGTCCACCAGCGTGGTCTTGCCGGCACCGCTGCCACCCACGAAGGCGTAGGAGGTGCCGAACGGGATCGTCAGGTCGATGTCCCGCAGCACCGGCTCGTCGGATCCGGGGTAGGTGTAGGAAGCGCCCCGGACCTCGATGGACTCCTTGAATGCGAGGCGCTCGTAGGGCCGGTCCGCGGCCTGCAGGACCGGCTGTGCGGCGGCGAGCTCCGCCGTCGTGCGCTCGAAAGCCGGCCAGGAGGTGCGGATCTCGTTGGTGGTGGCCATGAGCGCGGCCATGGACGGAAGCACGCGGAAGCCGGCCATCGCGAGCAGCGCGAGCGAGCCGAACGCCTCCCCGCCGCGACCCTGGATGAAGGCCACGGCCACGAGCGCCGCGATGGCGGCCACGAAGGCGACCTCGAGCACGTAGCGCGGCATCATCGTGAGGATCATCTTGAGCCGCATGGCTTGGGCGCTCTCCGCGCGGGCGGCCCGGTACTCCTCCATGAAGGCCGAGTCGTTGCCGCGGATCTTCACGTCCTTGTAGTTCTCCAGGCCCTGCAGCGCCGCGGTGTTGGCCCGCTCCCCCGTGGTCACCAGGGTCCAGCCCAGACGCGAGGCCGGGCGGCGGATGACGGCCTTGATCACCCAGGCGACGGCGAGGAAGTACAGGGCCATCCCAAGCCCCGTCAGCGGCATGGAGACACCCACCACGACCGCCACCGCGACCAGCGTCACGGCCTCCGTGAGGAACGTGACGGACGCGTTCACCACGCCCGTGTACGCCATGCTGGAGGTGCCGGTGACGTTGTTCACCAGCGTGCCCACCGTGCGCGTCAGGTGCAGGCCGTAGTCGGCCCGCAGGTAGTAGCGCAGCAGCGTGGCGGACGTGCGGATGAGGTTCTGATTGGTGAAGCCCATGGTCCACCAGCGGAACGCGAGCACCAGGATCGCCTTGAGCAGGAAGGCCAGCACGATCACGACGGCGAAGGCCACCGTCTGCTCCGGCACCGTCACGGCCCCGAACCGGGCCAGCAGCCCTTCCAGCGCCGGCGAGCCCAGCTCCCCCGAGGTCAGCAGGCTGACCAGCGGGAGGATCGAGGCGAGCGCCACCATCTCGAGGCCGGCCACGAGGACGGACCCGAGGACCACGAACACGAGGCGGATCCGCATGGGGCGGTCCACCAGGTACTGCGTTCCCTCGGGCAGCCGGGCTTTGAGGAGTCGGGTCAGCACGTCGCCCATCCTAGGGGCCTGGTCTGGATCGGCTTAGAACGAGCCGTACACCCGGGCGGTGTTCTCCGCCACGGCCCGGCCCAGCTCGGCCACGTCCACCCCGCGGGTCTCGGCCATGCCGCGCAGGGTGAGCGGGATGAGGTACGGGGCGTTGGGGCGCCCGCGGTGCGGATGCGGGGTGAGGAACGGGGCGTCCGTCTCCACGAGCAGCAGCTCGGCCGGGGCGATCCGCAGGGCCTCGCGCAGCTCGTCGTTGGCCTTGAACGTGACCGGCCCGGCGAAGGACATCAGCCAGCCGTGCTCCGTGCAGGTGCGGGCCAGGTCCGGGCCGCCGGAGAAGCAGTGGAACACTACGTGCGGGGGCAGGCCGCCGGCGGCCTCCTCCTCGAGCAGGATGCGGACCACGTCGTCGTGGGCGTCGCGGTCGTGGATCTGGAGGGCCTTGCCGAGCTCGCGGGCGAGACGGATGTGGCGGCGGAAGGACTCGTGCTGGGCGGCGTGCCCCGCCTCCTCGCGGGTCCGGTAGTAGTCGAGGCCGGTCTCCCCCACGGCGCGCACGCGCGGGTGGGCGGCCAGCTCCTCGATGACGGCGAACGCTTCCTCGAACGCGCCCCGCTCGGCGAGGCGGGCGGCGTCGTTGGGGTGCAGGGCCACCGCGCCCAGCAGGCGCGGCTCGGCCTCGATCGCCTCGATCGTGAAGCGGGCCGAGTCGACGTCGCAGCCCACCTGGACGGCGCCCACGACGCCGAGCGCCTCGGCCGCGTCCATGGCCTGGTGCACGTCCACGCGCACGAGGCCGTCGCGGAAGTCCAGGTGCGTGTGGTTGTCCACCACGGGGACCGGCAGCGGCTCGGGAGCCGGGGGGAACTCGAGGCGGCGCCTCCGCCCTGACTTCTCCTCCCGCGCGTCGCGGCGGGGGCCGCCGTCGTCGTCCGGCTGCTGGGCGGGGGCGCGGTAGGCGAGCGGGGTCTCGGATGCGTGGGCCATGCACCCCACTCTAGGGAGCCGAGCCCGGGCCGCTGATACGCCTCGGGGCGGTATCGGGCGGTATCCACGTCGGATACCGCCCGATACCGCCCCCGGAGGGCACGGCCCGGCGCGACGGTCAGGCCTTCACGGCCGCCCACGGGTCGGCGATGCCGATGTACTGCACCGTGGTGTACTCCTCGATGCCCTCGGCGCCGCCCTCGCGGCCCAGGCCCGACTGCTTGACGCCGCCGAACGGCGCGGCCGGGTTGGAGATGACGCCCACGTTGTAGCCCATGAGGCCGAACTCGATGCTCTCTGCCACGCGGTACATGCGGGCCTGATCCTTCGTGAACACGTAGGAGGCGAGGCCGTACTCGGTGTCGTTGGCCATCTCGATGGCCTCCTCCTCGGAGGAGAAGGTCACGATCGGGGCCACGGGGCCGAAGATCTCCTGCTGGAGGATCGGGTTGCCCTTCTCCACCTTGATCGCGGTCGGCGCGTAGAAGTAACCGTCGCCCTCGACCTTGTGGCCGCCGGTGAGCACCTCGCCGCCGGCCGCCACGGCGTCCTGGACGAGCTGGTCGATGTCGTCGCGCGCGCCCTCGTCCACGATCGGACCGAGGGTGGACTCCGGGTCGGTGCCGCGCAGGGGCTTGAGCGCCTCGAGCTTGGCCACGAACTTCTGCGTGAACTCCTCGGCCACGTCCTCGTGCACGAGGAAGCGGTTGGCGGCGGTGCAGGCCTCACCCATGTTGCGCATCTTCGCGGCGAAGGCGCCCTCGACGGCGGCGTCCAGGTCCGCATCCTCGAAGACGATGAGCGGGGCGTTGCCGCCAAGCTCCATCGAGGTGCGCAGCACGTTGTCCGCCGCGTCCTTCATGAGGCGCACACCGACCGGCGTGGAACCGGTGAAGGACACCTTGCGCAGCCGCCGGTCCTGCAGGATCGGACCGGAGATCGACGAGGCCGAGGAGCCCGCGACGACGTTGAGCACGCCCTTGGGCAGGCCGGCCTCCTGCATGACCTGCGCGAACAGCTGGGTGGTCAGCGGGGTCAGCTTGGCGGCCTTGATCACCATGGTGCAGCCGGCGGCGACGGCGGGGCCCACCTTGCGGGTGGCCATGGCCAGCGGGAAGTTCCACGGGGTGATCAGCAGGCACGGGCCCACCGGGCGATGGTGCACCTGCATGCGCAGGGTGCCCTCGGGCACGGTCAGGGTGCGGCCGTAGTGGCGGCCCGCCTCCTCGGAGAACCAGCGCAGGAAGCCGTTGCCGTACGTGACCTCGCCGCGGGCCTCGGCGAGCGGCTTGCCCATCTCGAGGGTCATCAGCAGCGCGAAGTCCTCGGCGCGCTCGTTGATCAGGTCGTAGGCGCGGCGCAGGATGTCGGCGCGCTCCTTGGCCGGGGTGCGGGCCCAGTCGGCCTGCGCGGCGCAGGCGGCGTCGAAGGCGGCCATGGCGTCATCGGAGTTCGCGTCCTGCAGGCTCGCGATGACCTTGCCGGTGGCCGGGTCCTTCACGTCGAAGGTTTTGCCGGAGGAGGCATCACGCCACTCGCCGTCGATCAGCAGACCGGTGGGGACGGACTCCAGCAGCGCCTTCTCGCGCTCAGCGGTCACGGTCATGATGCACCTCTTTCGGGGTCGGTGGTCGGAGGCGGCACGCCCCGCGTCCGCGAAGGGAACGGGTGGAAGGCCACGGGTATTCCGACGCCGTCCGGCGGCGGCTCCACGGCTGATCCTAGCCAGGCCCCGGGGCCGCGCTCTCGCACATGAGCATCTGTGTAGCCGGGGACGGGTCAGCCCCGGGCCGCCAGCACCGCCTGGTACAGGGTCCGCGAGCGCAGCCCGTGGGCGGCGGCCACGGTGGCCACAGCCTCCTTCAGGCGCGTCCCGGAGTGCACGAGCACGCCGACCTCGGCGACGGCGTCCGCCTCCGTGGCGCCGCCGGCGGACGCCGCGTGCGGGGACGCCGGTCCGATCACGAGCACGATCTCCCCGCGGATCCCCTCCCCCGCGTGCCGCTCTGCAGCCCAGGCATGCACCTCGGCCGCGGTGCCGCGCACCACCTCCTCGTGCAGCTTGGTGAGCTCGCGGGCCACGCACACCGGCCGCTCCGCACCGAGGACCTCCACGACGACGGCCAGCGCGTCCGCCAGACGCTGCGGCGACTCGAAGGCGACCACGGTGCGCGCCTCGGTCAGCAGCGAGGTGAGCCATCGTCGTCGTTCCCCGTCCTTGCGGGGGACGAAGCCGTCGAAGGCGAACCGGTCCGTCGGCAGGCCGGAGAGGGCGAGCGCGGTGGTCACGGCGGAGGGGCCGGGCGCGCAGGTCACGGGCAGCCCTGCGGACACCGCGGCCGCCACTAGCCGGTACCCCGGGTCCGAGACCGTGGGCATGCCCGCGTCCGAGACCACCGCCACCGTGGCACCGCCCCGCACCTGGTCCAGCAGCCCCTGGGTGGAGGCCGCCTCGTTGTGCTCGTGATGGGCCACCACCCTGCCCGTCGGGGTGACGCCCAGGCCGGCGCACAGGCGCCGCGCGGTCCGGGTGTCCTCGGCGGCGATCACGTCCGCCTCCGCCAGCAGCTCACGCAGGCGCGCGGATGCGTCCCCGAGGTTGCCAATGGGGGTGGCGGCCAGGACGATGCGGCCGGTCACGCCGCGCCGCCTCGCCCGTCGAGGAACGGCAGACGAGGTTCGCCCGCCTTGCCGGTCTTCACCCATCTTCGGTAGCCCCGCCAGCGGCCGGTCCGCACCGCGGCCTCGCGGAGGATCCATTTCGGGAGGCTCCGAAGCCCCGCCGCACGCGCCGTGCGGACGGCGTCGGCTGGCAAGGCCGCCAGTGCAACCACGAACTGCGACTCAGCCAGAGGGGTGCCCTGGGCCTCATGACCGCGTGACCAGAGGACGGCCTCCGCATGGCCGGACGAATGGATCTTGCGAAGCTTCGCCTTCAGCCCGGTCGTCTCACGGAAATAGAGGACCAGCCCCGGGTGGGGCGCGATCGTGTACCCCGCTGCCAGGACACGAGCGGAAAGGTCCGAGTCTTCAACACCGTAAGGCGGCAGAGACTCGTCGAAGCCTCCGGACGCCAAGAAGACATCACGTCGTACCGCCGCGTTGCACGTCTGGGCGCCTCGCCCGTGCAGGATCCGTGGGTTCAGGAGAGGTGCGTCCGGACGTTGCGGATGACTCAGAAGACGGTTCGCCCCCGCCACCATCGGGGCGATCTCCCGCACTCCACGGAACGCCTGCTCCACCCAGTCGGGAGCGACCCGGTCATCGGCGTCGCACATCGCCAGTACCTCGCCTCGGGCGGCGGCCGCGGCTGCGTTCCGGGCGTGGCTGGCGCCCTGCACCCGGAACGCGTCAACCACCGTCAGTGGGGCGGGGAACGAGTCCGCACGCGCGCGTACCGCGTCCGGGCTGCCGTCCGTGGAGCGGTTGTCCCCCACGATCACCTCCCAATTGAGGTCGGTGCGCTGGGCGGCCAGCGCGTCGAGCTGCTCATGGATGAGCTCGCCCCCGTTGTGCATCGGAATGATGACGCTGACGTCCACGGATTCCACGGTCATGCCCCCAGCCTAGAGAGTCCTTGCGTCCCCCTAGCATGGAGCCCGTGCCCGCCACCGCCCTCGCCACCCGCCCCGCCGCCGTCGACGACGGCCCCTACGGCGCGGCCACGCTGCGTGCGCGCCTGGGCGTGGCCACGGCGCCCCTCACGCGGTGGCACTGGATCCTGCCGCTGCTGGTCACCGCGCTGGCCGGCGTCCTGCGGTTCACGAACCTGGCCCACCCGGATCAGCTGATCTTCGACGAGACCTACTACCCCAAGGACGCCTACTCGCTCCTGCAGTCCGGCTACGAGCGCCGGTGGGAGGAGGACGTCAACGACGCGTTCGTCCGCGGCGAGGCGGAGCCGCTCGAGTCCGCCGCCTACGTGGTGCACCCGCCGCTGGGCAAGTGGCTGATCGGCCTGGGCATGCTCGCCTTCGGCACGGACAACGGGGTGGGCTGGCGGTTCAGCGCCGCCGTGGCCGGCACCCTGTCTGTGCTGCTGGTGGCCCTCGTGGCCCAGCACCTGCTGCGCTCCGTGTCCCTGGGCGCCGTCGCCGGACTGCTGCTGGCCGTGGAGGGCCACCACCTGGTGATGTCCCGCATCGGGCTGCTGGACATCTTCCTCTCGTTCTTCGTCCTCGCGGCCTTCGCCGCGCTCCTGGCGGACCGCGCCCACGGGCGGCGACTGCTGGCCGAACGCCTGGCCCGCGACGCCGCCCGGCGCGGCTACGACGCCCTGGCCACCGGGCCGTGGCTCGGCTGGCGGCCGTGGCGGCTGCTCGCCGGCGTGCTGCTCGGCGCCGGCTGCGCCGTGAAGCTCTCCGGGCTGGCCTTCATGGCGGCCTTCGGCCTGCTCACGGTGCTGTGGGACATGGCCGCGCGCCGGGACGCGGGCGTCCGCGACTGGGCGCGGGCCGGCGTCGTGAAGGACGGCCTGCTCGCCTTCGTGGCCGTGGTGGGCGGCGGCCTGGTCGCCTATCTCGCGTCCTGGACCGGCTGGTTCGCCACCGAGGGCGGCTACTACCGGATGTGGCACCGGGACAACCTGCCCGAGGGCCCGCTGGCGGGGCTCGTGCCCGGCCCCCTGCGGTCGCTGTGGCACTACCACGTGGAGTCCACGACCTTCCACGAGGGCCTCACCAGCCCCCACGACTACGCCGCCAGCCCGTGGACCTGGCCCTTCATGGGCCGGCCCGTGAGCTACTACTACCGCGGCGGCGAGCCCGGGCAGGAGGTCTGCCCCGCCGACGCCCCGAGCGCCTGCTCCGCCGCCATCACGGACATCGCCAACCCGCTGCTGTGGTGGACCGGCCTGATCGCGGTCCTCGTGTGCCTGTGGCTGCTGATCCGCCACCGGGACTGGCGCGCCGGCGCCCTCCTCGGCGCCTACCTCGCCGGGCAGGTCGTGTGGTTCCTGTGGCCCGAGCGCACCATGTTCTTCTTCTACACGGTCGCCTACGAGCCCTTCCTCATCCTGATGATCGTGCTGGCCCTGTCCCTGCTGCTGCGCCCCGGCCGCCGGCCCGGGCCCCGCTGGGGCTCGGCACTGGTGCTGGCGTACGCGGCCGCCGTCGTCGGGGTGTCCCTGTTCTTCCTGCCCGTGTGGATCGGGGACGTCATCCCCTACGACCAGTGGCGCTGGCGCATGTGGTTCAACAGCTGGATCTGAGCGCCCCGGGCCGCAGGGCCGCGCGTCTCGGCCACGTTCTCGATACGCTCAGGGAGTGCAGAACCAGATCCCCATCACCGAGTCCGCCACCGAGCTCGACTGGATGCCGCCCGCGGACTCCAACATCACGGACCTCATCCTGTCCTCCCTCCAGCAGGACCCGATGGCGCCCGTGTACGCCCTGCGCAACGGCACCGGGGGCTGGACGGACGTGCGCTTCGAGGCCTTCATCGACCAGGTCCGCGCCGCCGCGCGCGGCCTGATCGCCCACGGCGTGGCCCCCGGCGACCGCGTGGGCCTGTTCGCCGCCACCTCCTACGAGTGGGCCGTACTGGACCAGGCCGTGTGGTTCGCCGGGGCCGTCTCCGTGCCGATCTACGAGACCTCCTCCGTCCACCAGGTGGAGCACATCCTCACCGACTCCGGCGCCCGCGCGGTGGCCTGCGGGACCGAGGCGCTCGCCGCCCGCGTGAAGGAGGCCGCCGCGGCCCAGGGCCTGGACGTGGCCACGTTCCCCATGACCGCGGACGGGCTGGCCGAGCTCGCCGAGGCCGGTGCCTTCGTGGCCGAGGACGCGGTGGAGCACGCCCGCTCGCTGGCCACGCTCGCCGACCCCGCCTCGATCGTCTACACGTCCGGCACCACCGGCCGGCCCAAGGGCGCCGTCATCACCCACGGCAACCTCGCCGGCGCCTCGATCAACGTGCTCTCCTTCGCCCGCGAGGTGGTCCAGTGGACCCCCGCCGGCACCGCCTCCCGCACCCTGATGTTCCTCCCCCTGGCCCACGTGCTCGCGCACGCCGTCCAGGTCATCTGCCTGTACGCGCGGATCCAGGTGGCCCACGCCCCCTCCCCCGCCACCCTGCTGCGGGACCTGGCCTCCTTCCACCCCACCTGGCTGCTGGCCGTGCCGCGCGTGTTCGAGAAGGTCGAGTCCGGCGTCGCCACCAAGGCGCAGAAGGCCGGCACCGGCACGGTGTACCAGGCGGCCCGCAGCACCGCCATCGCCTGGTCCAAGGCCCTCGAGGAGAAGAAGTTCGGCTCCGGGCGCGGGCCCTCCCCCGCGCTGCGCGCCCGCCACGCCCTGTTCGACCGGCTCGTCTACCGCAAGATCCGCGAGGCCCTCGGCGGCGAGGTGCGCACCTGCGTGTCCGGCGCGTCCGCGCTCTCCGAGGAGCTCGTGCACTTCTTCCGCGGCGCCGGCGTGCCCATCGTGGAGGGCTACGGCCTCACCGAGAGCACCGCCCCCGCCACCGTGAACATCCCCGGCGCCCACCGCGTGGGCACCGTGGGCCTGCCCGTGCCCGGCGTCACCGTGAAGATCGCCGAGGACGGCGAGGTCCTGCTGCGCGGCCCCGTGATGTTCAGCGGCTACCACGGCATGCCCGAGGCCTCCGCCGAGTCCCACGCCGATGACGGGTTCTTCCGCACCGGGGACATCGGATCCCTGGACGAGCACGGCTACCTGCGCATCACCGGCCGCAAGAAGGACGTCATCATCACCGCCGGCGGCAAGAACGTGTACCCCACCCCCATGGAGGAGGCGCTGCGCCAGCACCGGCTGATCGAGCACGTGGTGGTGGTCGGTGAGAACCGCCCGTTCGTGGGCGCCCTCGTGACCCTGGACGAGGAGGAGCTCACCCGCTGGAGCCTGGACCGCGAGCGCAGCCTCACCCCCGCCGAGGCCGCCCAGGACCCCGCCGTGCTGGAGACCATCCAGGAGGCCGTGGACCGCGTGAACGAGGACGTCTCCCGCGCCGAGTCCATCCGCCGCATCCGCATCCTGGACCACGCCTTCACCGAGGACTCCGGCTACGTCACTCCGTCCCAGAAGCTCAAGCGCGCGAAGGTCATCGAGGACTACGCCGAGGACGTGGACGCGCTCTACCGCGGACGCTGACGAGGACGCGCCCCACCGCGGACGCGGACGACGACGGCCCGCCACCGTGGAGAGGTGGCGGGCCGTCGTGCTCCCGGCCGCAGGGCCGGCGCGGCTCGGCGCCGGTTCGGCTCGGCGCAGCGCGGTCGGATCAGCGCACCTGCGAGTCCTCCTCGCGGGCCCAGCGCAGGCGGGTGTCCAACAGCTGGCCGCGGCGGTCCGCGGACATCTCCCGACGCCGGCGGGTGGGCCACGTGAACACGAGCGTCACCAGCGAGGCGATCAGGGCGATCGCCCCGACCACGAGGGCCGCGTCCACCCAGAACTGCTCCGGGTAGAGGCGGATGAGGGCGTCGCGCGCGGAGAACGTCCAGGTGCCGTCCGCGAAGAACAGCGAGTGGAAGCCGGCGAAGAAGGTCTCCCAGCCGAGCACCGCCAGCACCGCGAGCGCGATCAGCGCGAGCGGCAGCCACAGGGCGCCGGCGAACAGGGCGCGGCGCACCCCGCCGGGGCTGGTCCGCAGCAGGTGGGCGATCAGCAGGGCGCAGACCACCACGAGCGCCACGAGCGCCGCCAGGGCGATCCACAGGACCACCTTGACGTCCGTCATGTGCGAGACCTCGGCCTCGGTGAACAGCGGCTCGCCCTGGTGGGTGAGGCTGCTCAGGTACCGCGACCCGGCCAGGTTGGTCACGTAGTCCA
The sequence above is a segment of the Micrococcus endophyticus genome. Coding sequences within it:
- a CDS encoding 4-(cytidine 5'-diphospho)-2-C-methyl-D-erythritol kinase; the encoded protein is MSEARAGLSGTARHVTVSAPGKVNLSLRVGPPGADGYHPVATVYLAVSLRETVTAIARTDGRVTVGPCPRQVSLVDAHDVPWDERNLAHRAAVHLRTALGLDEATHGVHLDVAKQVPVAGGMGGGSADAAAALLACSVLWETGHTRSELAELAAPLGADVPFAVLGGAAVGLGTGAELTPVAARTPVHLVLVPADAGLSTPVVFGTLDELRRDGHVPEGPAHPEVNQEVVRALTAADPLALATAMDNDLQTPAVALFPDLGDVLDLGLDEGALRGMVSGSGPTLLFVVPDEHSALSLATAVEERTGVRALPVHGPVAGAHVL
- the rsmA gene encoding 16S rRNA (adenine(1518)-N(6)/adenine(1519)-N(6))-dimethyltransferase RsmA; the protein is MVPTPDAPAPAPLLSAADVRRIAAELDLRPTKQWGQNFVIDPNTIRRIVQAAGVGPDEHVLEIGPGLGSLTLGLLDAAAAVTAVEIDPVTAERLPQTVQEFRPASADALAVLHADALRMTAADLDAVRPAAAPGGPTALVANLPYNVAVPVLLHALAELPGLRHGLVMVQEEVADRLAAGPGSRVYGVPSAKAAWYAQVDKAGTIGTQVFWPAPRIHSGLVAFTRREPPTTAVSRAEAFAVVDAAFAQRRKTLRAALAGWAGSPQAAEDALVAAGVDPRTRGEALGIEAFARIAEHGPRRAAGEGSA
- a CDS encoding ATP-binding cassette domain-containing protein, which translates into the protein MLTRLLKARLPEGTQYLVDRPMRIRLVFVVLGSVLVAGLEMVALASILPLVSLLTSGELGSPALEGLLARFGAVTVPEQTVAFAVVIVLAFLLKAILVLAFRWWTMGFTNQNLIRTSATLLRYYLRADYGLHLTRTVGTLVNNVTGTSSMAYTGVVNASVTFLTEAVTLVAVAVVVGVSMPLTGLGMALYFLAVAWVIKAVIRRPASRLGWTLVTTGERANTAALQGLENYKDVKIRGNDSAFMEEYRAARAESAQAMRLKMILTMMPRYVLEVAFVAAIAALVAVAFIQGRGGEAFGSLALLAMAGFRVLPSMAALMATTNEIRTSWPAFERTTAELAAAQPVLQAADRPYERLAFKESIEVRGASYTYPGSDEPVLRDIDLTIPFGTSYAFVGGSGAGKTTLVDLLIGFHHAQDGAVLVDGVELEANPRGWWDNVAFVPQSVTVVNGSVLHNVVLDLEAAETADRAVVEQVLRDAQLGEWLDALPEGLDTVVGEGAVGVSGGQRQRLGIARALYRRPRLLVLDEATSALDNLTERRVTEVIDSLKGRITVLVVAHRLSTVKHCDQIVLMDQGRIIGQGTFRGLQETSPEFQELVRLGDLSA
- a CDS encoding TatD family hydrolase, coding for MAHASETPLAYRAPAQQPDDDGGPRRDAREEKSGRRRRLEFPPAPEPLPVPVVDNHTHLDFRDGLVRVDVHQAMDAAEALGVVGAVQVGCDVDSARFTIEAIEAEPRLLGAVALHPNDAARLAERGAFEEAFAVIEELAAHPRVRAVGETGLDYYRTREEAGHAAQHESFRRHIRLARELGKALQIHDRDAHDDVVRILLEEEAAGGLPPHVVFHCFSGGPDLARTCTEHGWLMSFAGPVTFKANDELREALRIAPAELLLVETDAPFLTPHPHRGRPNAPYLIPLTLRGMAETRGVDVAELGRAVAENTARVYGSF
- a CDS encoding NAD-dependent succinate-semialdehyde dehydrogenase encodes the protein MTVTAEREKALLESVPTGLLIDGEWRDASSGKTFDVKDPATGKVIASLQDANSDDAMAAFDAACAAQADWARTPAKERADILRRAYDLINERAEDFALLMTLEMGKPLAEARGEVTYGNGFLRWFSEEAGRHYGRTLTVPEGTLRMQVHHRPVGPCLLITPWNFPLAMATRKVGPAVAAGCTMVIKAAKLTPLTTQLFAQVMQEAGLPKGVLNVVAGSSASSISGPILQDRRLRKVSFTGSTPVGVRLMKDAADNVLRTSMELGGNAPLIVFEDADLDAAVEGAFAAKMRNMGEACTAANRFLVHEDVAEEFTQKFVAKLEALKPLRGTDPESTLGPIVDEGARDDIDQLVQDAVAAGGEVLTGGHKVEGDGYFYAPTAIKVEKGNPILQQEIFGPVAPIVTFSSEEEAIEMANDTEYGLASYVFTKDQARMYRVAESIEFGLMGYNVGVISNPAAPFGGVKQSGLGREGGAEGIEEYTTVQYIGIADPWAAVKA
- the rsmI gene encoding 16S rRNA (cytidine(1402)-2'-O)-methyltransferase, which produces MTGRIVLAATPIGNLGDASARLRELLAEADVIAAEDTRTARRLCAGLGVTPTGRVVAHHEHNEAASTQGLLDQVRGGATVAVVSDAGMPTVSDPGYRLVAAAVSAGLPVTCAPGPSAVTTALALSGLPTDRFAFDGFVPRKDGERRRWLTSLLTEARTVVAFESPQRLADALAVVVEVLGAERPVCVARELTKLHEEVVRGTAAEVHAWAAERHAGEGIRGEIVLVIGPASPHAASAGGATEADAVAEVGVLVHSGTRLKEAVATVAAAHGLRSRTLYQAVLAARG
- a CDS encoding glycosyltransferase family 2 protein; its protein translation is MTVESVDVSVIIPMHNGGELIHEQLDALAAQRTDLNWEVIVGDNRSTDGSPDAVRARADSFPAPLTVVDAFRVQGASHARNAAAAAARGEVLAMCDADDRVAPDWVEQAFRGVREIAPMVAGANRLLSHPQRPDAPLLNPRILHGRGAQTCNAAVRRDVFLASGGFDESLPPYGVEDSDLSARVLAAGYTIAPHPGLVLYFRETTGLKAKLRKIHSSGHAEAVLWSRGHEAQGTPLAESQFVVALAALPADAVRTARAAGLRSLPKWILREAAVRTGRWRGYRRWVKTGKAGEPRLPFLDGRGGAA